One Cohnella candidum genomic region harbors:
- the plsY gene encoding glycerol-3-phosphate 1-O-acyltransferase PlsY: protein MFTPIVGIVASYLLGSVSFSILMAKWLKKIDIRQHGSGNAGATNTLRVLGKGPALAVFLLDIAKGVAAVLIGRWLGDGEAWVSVLCGLAAIVGHNWPVFFRFKGGKGIATTIGALAVLTFWPALIAGLAAIATIAVTRYVSLGSLVFAALLPILIGAFGYDAPYVWGAVAVAVLAILRHRKNIVKLVKGTENKLGGNKKGEPHGA, encoded by the coding sequence TTGTTCACACCGATCGTGGGGATCGTGGCCAGCTACTTGCTCGGCTCCGTATCGTTCAGCATATTGATGGCGAAATGGCTGAAGAAGATCGACATTCGCCAGCACGGCAGCGGCAACGCCGGCGCGACGAATACGCTTCGCGTGCTCGGTAAAGGGCCCGCTCTTGCCGTTTTCCTGCTAGACATCGCCAAAGGCGTCGCCGCGGTGCTGATCGGGCGCTGGCTCGGCGACGGGGAAGCTTGGGTATCCGTCTTGTGCGGACTTGCCGCTATCGTCGGCCATAACTGGCCGGTATTTTTCCGTTTCAAAGGCGGCAAAGGGATCGCCACGACGATCGGCGCGTTAGCCGTTTTAACCTTCTGGCCGGCGTTGATCGCGGGTTTGGCGGCCATCGCGACGATCGCCGTCACCCGTTACGTATCGCTCGGCTCGCTCGTGTTCGCGGCGTTATTGCCGATCCTGATCGGAGCATTCGGCTATGACGCGCCTTACGTTTGGGGCGCCGTCGCGGTCGCCGTCCTGGCGATTCTGCGCCACCGCAAAAATATCGTCAAGTTGGTCAAAGGCACGGAGAACAAGCTTGGCGGCAACAAGAAAGGTGAGCCTCATGGAGCGTAA
- a CDS encoding DUF2768 family protein: MDPMTKMWVSFVGIGLMVAAAVIITFARLKTKGWIRLVLSIASFLMLLIGLVYGLVAMT; encoded by the coding sequence TTGGATCCGATGACCAAGATGTGGGTGTCGTTCGTCGGCATCGGTTTAATGGTCGCCGCGGCCGTCATCATCACATTCGCCAGACTGAAAACGAAAGGCTGGATCCGGCTCGTCCTGTCCATTGCCTCGTTCCTGATGCTGTTGATCGGGTTGGTGTACGGATTGGTCGCGATGACATAG
- a CDS encoding fibronectin type III domain-containing protein: MKKIARPIQLLMLLSLLLSFALPAAAESESSASAENPAVGEILIEAIPGDAALTISFPKVDTLGNAADSFEISVFTGEPDPAATPVVIAAESVKGDTVEYTANKLVNNTPYSVSVVGKTKDGSIVSNGNGFGVPFRMPGKMPGLVVTAGDAQITVTFSKLPASDKAATYQIHWWTEVDKKTKEPKFQKPIIIKASDVKNKTYTYTFKKMKNGTTYHFNVFAEDTSGQILYLSQDVTAAPAKAKPVKANPGKGKKK, encoded by the coding sequence ATGAAAAAAATCGCACGCCCGATCCAACTCCTGATGCTTCTGAGTTTGCTGCTCTCCTTCGCCCTGCCTGCCGCCGCGGAATCCGAATCTTCCGCAAGCGCGGAAAATCCAGCCGTCGGCGAGATCCTCATCGAGGCCATACCCGGCGACGCCGCGCTGACCATCTCTTTCCCCAAAGTAGATACCCTCGGAAACGCAGCCGACAGCTTCGAAATTTCGGTATTTACCGGGGAACCCGACCCGGCCGCAACGCCCGTCGTCATCGCCGCAGAATCGGTTAAGGGCGACACGGTGGAATATACCGCGAATAAGCTCGTGAACAATACGCCCTACTCCGTATCGGTCGTAGGCAAAACGAAAGACGGAAGCATCGTGAGCAACGGCAACGGCTTCGGCGTCCCTTTCCGGATGCCGGGCAAGATGCCGGGTCTCGTAGTCACTGCTGGCGACGCCCAAATTACGGTCACCTTCTCGAAGCTCCCCGCTTCGGATAAGGCCGCCACGTACCAGATTCACTGGTGGACCGAAGTGGACAAGAAGACCAAAGAGCCCAAATTCCAGAAGCCGATCATCATTAAGGCGTCCGACGTTAAAAACAAAACCTACACGTATACCTTCAAGAAGATGAAAAACGGCACGACCTATCATTTCAACGTATTCGCGGAAGATACGAGCGGCCAGATCCTTTACCTGTCCCAAGACGTGACGGCCGCGCCCGCGAAAGCGAAACCCGTGAAAGCGAACCCGGGCAAAGGCAAAAAGAAATAA
- the spoIVA gene encoding stage IV sporulation protein A, which yields MEKVDIFKDIAERTGGDIYLGVVGAVRTGKSTFIKRFMETVVLPNIAHEADRIRAIDELPQSAAGRTIMTTEPKFVPNNAVQIKVAEGLDVNVRLVDCVGYTVDGAKGFEDEGGPRMISTPWFEEPIPFQEAAEIGTRKVIQEHSTLGVVVTTDGSIAEIPRSAYIDAEERVVNELKEVGKPFVLVVNSARPRSEEAQALRSELAAKYDIPVMTLSAATMGEEEVMGVLREVLYEFPVHEVNVNLPSWVMVLNEGHWLRSSYESSVRETVKDIRRLRDVDRVVAQFMEYDFVARAGLSGMNMGQGVAEIDLYAPDELYDRILMEVVGTEIRGKDHLLQLMQEFAHAKREYDRFAEALEMVKTTGYGIAAPTLKEMVLDEPELIRQGSRFGVRLKATAPSIHMIRVDVESEFAPIIGTEKQSEELVRYLMQDFEKDPIKIWESDIFGRSLHSIVREGIQGKIAMMPDNARYKLQETLGRIINEGSGGLIAIIL from the coding sequence GTGGAAAAAGTGGACATTTTCAAGGATATTGCCGAGCGTACCGGCGGCGATATCTACCTCGGGGTCGTCGGCGCCGTACGGACGGGCAAATCGACCTTCATCAAACGGTTTATGGAAACCGTCGTGCTGCCCAACATTGCGCACGAAGCCGATCGGATCCGCGCGATCGACGAATTGCCGCAAAGCGCGGCAGGCCGTACGATCATGACGACGGAGCCGAAGTTCGTGCCGAACAACGCGGTGCAGATCAAAGTCGCCGAAGGGCTGGACGTCAACGTCCGGCTCGTCGATTGCGTCGGATATACGGTGGACGGCGCCAAAGGCTTCGAGGACGAAGGCGGCCCGAGAATGATTTCGACGCCGTGGTTCGAAGAGCCGATCCCGTTCCAGGAAGCGGCCGAAATCGGCACCCGCAAAGTCATCCAAGAGCACTCGACGCTTGGCGTCGTGGTCACGACGGACGGATCGATCGCGGAAATTCCGCGCAGCGCGTATATCGACGCCGAAGAACGCGTCGTCAACGAGCTCAAGGAAGTCGGCAAGCCGTTCGTGCTCGTCGTGAACTCCGCCCGTCCCAGAAGCGAGGAAGCCCAGGCGCTGAGAAGCGAGCTGGCCGCCAAATACGACATTCCCGTCATGACGCTCTCCGCGGCTACGATGGGCGAGGAAGAAGTCATGGGCGTGCTGCGGGAAGTGCTGTACGAATTCCCGGTGCACGAAGTGAACGTCAATCTCCCGAGCTGGGTCATGGTCCTGAACGAAGGGCACTGGCTGCGCTCCAGCTATGAAAGCTCCGTCCGCGAGACGGTGAAGGACATCCGCAGGCTGAGGGACGTCGACCGCGTCGTCGCCCAGTTCATGGAATACGACTTCGTGGCCCGCGCCGGCCTCAGCGGCATGAACATGGGGCAGGGCGTCGCCGAGATCGACCTGTACGCGCCGGATGAGCTGTACGACCGCATCCTGATGGAGGTCGTCGGAACCGAAATTCGCGGCAAGGATCATCTCCTGCAGCTGATGCAGGAATTCGCCCACGCCAAACGCGAATACGACCGGTTCGCCGAAGCGCTCGAAATGGTGAAGACGACCGGCTACGGCATAGCGGCCCCGACGCTGAAGGAAATGGTGCTGGACGAACCGGAACTTATCCGCCAAGGCTCCCGTTTCGGCGTGCGCCTGAAAGCGACCGCTCCGTCCATCCACATGATCCGCGTCGACGTGGAGTCCGAATTCGCTCCGATCATCGGCACCGAGAAACAGAGCGAAGAGCTCGTGCGCTATCTGATGCAAGACTTCGAGAAGGACCCGATCAAAATTTGGGAGTCCGACATTTTCGGCCGGTCGCTGCACTCCATCGTGCGCGAAGGCATCCAGGGCAAAATCGCGATGATGCCCGACAATGCCCGCTATAAGCTCCAAGAGACCCTCGGGCGCATCATCAACGAAGGCTCCGGCGGTTTGATCGCCATCATCCTGTAA
- a CDS encoding MarR family winged helix-turn-helix transcriptional regulator, translating into MHVEGLDQSMGFAIGVTYRKISGLLYSRLRALDLTPEQWAVLYRVGERDGQIQKEIAERSGKDKPTTTRILDALEAKGFIEKKPGAHDRRSFEVSITDKGRRTVELAAPVERETIRDACEGLTPDQYAQMLAWLSAINDNVDRLNHQETE; encoded by the coding sequence ATGCATGTAGAAGGGTTGGACCAATCGATGGGCTTTGCCATTGGCGTGACCTACCGGAAAATATCCGGGCTGCTGTACTCCCGGCTCCGGGCGCTCGATCTGACGCCGGAGCAATGGGCGGTGCTGTACCGCGTCGGCGAGCGCGACGGCCAAATCCAGAAAGAAATCGCGGAACGTTCGGGCAAAGACAAGCCGACGACGACGCGGATTTTGGATGCGCTGGAGGCGAAAGGGTTCATTGAGAAAAAGCCCGGAGCACACGACCGGCGCTCTTTCGAGGTTAGCATCACCGACAAAGGGAGAAGGACGGTCGAACTGGCAGCGCCCGTGGAACGTGAAACGATCCGGGACGCCTGCGAAGGATTGACGCCCGATCAATACGCGCAAATGCTTGCGTGGCTAAGTGCCATCAATGACAACGTAGATCGCTTGAATCATCAGGAAACGGAGTGA
- a CDS encoding NAD(P)H-dependent glycerol-3-phosphate dehydrogenase — translation MERKQTAVLVAGSWGTALARVLADNGHDVRLWTRNPEQVEEINLHRTNARYLPNAELPTGIRAMTGLNEVLASAELVLFVAPSSAMREVARAAAPYLEPEALVVHATKGFETDTLKRMSTVLAEELGRDEDNVVCLSGPSHAEEVIIRHPTTVVVASGNPTCAEAVQDFFMNEAYFRVYTNPDVIGVETSGAVKNIIALGAGLSDGLGFGDNAKAALITRGLAEIARLGAAMGANPLTFAGLAGIGDLIATCTSRHSRNWRAGSLLAQGLPVEEVLKRIGMVVEGIRTTKFAHELAARYGVEMPITEQLYAVLFEGKTPESAVGDLMGRVRTHEIEEIAAASREKWLK, via the coding sequence ATGGAGCGTAAGCAGACGGCCGTTCTCGTAGCGGGAAGCTGGGGAACGGCTTTGGCGCGGGTGCTGGCCGACAACGGCCATGATGTCCGCCTGTGGACCCGCAACCCCGAACAGGTCGAGGAGATCAACCTGCATCGAACGAATGCCAGGTATCTCCCGAACGCCGAACTGCCGACCGGAATCCGGGCCATGACCGGATTGAACGAAGTGCTGGCCAGCGCGGAGCTCGTGCTTTTCGTCGCGCCTTCCTCCGCCATGAGGGAGGTGGCCCGGGCGGCGGCTCCTTACTTGGAGCCGGAAGCGCTCGTCGTCCACGCGACCAAAGGTTTCGAAACGGATACGCTCAAGCGGATGTCGACCGTTCTGGCCGAAGAGCTGGGCCGGGACGAGGACAACGTCGTCTGCCTGTCCGGACCGAGCCATGCGGAAGAGGTCATCATCCGCCATCCGACCACCGTCGTCGTGGCGTCGGGAAATCCGACCTGCGCGGAAGCGGTTCAGGACTTTTTCATGAACGAAGCCTATTTCCGAGTGTATACGAATCCGGACGTCATCGGCGTCGAAACGTCCGGCGCGGTGAAAAACATCATCGCGTTAGGGGCCGGCCTGTCCGACGGCCTCGGGTTCGGCGATAACGCCAAGGCGGCGCTCATCACGCGCGGACTCGCCGAAATCGCAAGGCTCGGCGCGGCAATGGGCGCTAATCCGCTGACGTTCGCCGGGCTCGCCGGCATCGGCGACCTGATCGCCACCTGCACGAGCCGTCACAGCCGTAACTGGCGCGCGGGCTCCCTGCTGGCGCAAGGGCTGCCGGTGGAAGAAGTGCTGAAGCGGATCGGCATGGTCGTCGAAGGCATCCGCACGACCAAGTTCGCGCACGAGCTGGCGGCCCGATACGGCGTGGAAATGCCGATCACCGAGCAGCTTTACGCCGTTCTTTTCGAAGGGAAAACGCCCGAAAGCGCCGTCGGCGACCTGATGGGCCGCGTCCGCACGCACGAGATCGAAGAGATCGCCGCCGCTTCCAGGGAGAAGTGGCTGAAGTAA
- a CDS encoding sugar ABC transporter substrate-binding protein: MAKRKQTAAVLSLILALVLVLAACGKKEENNAAASSPAASAASSASASASGASDADALKGKKIALIMRFNTGTFSAQYVDGVKKQVAKYGGEVTVMASDNDLNKMSANLDSAVAQKFDGILLDHGDAGALTAGVNKALEAKIPVVAFDSGLNGIEGVTNLAQDDQKMAEMTLGELAKQTGAKGNIVKVWVAGFPPMESRQISYKKFLEQNPNIKEVAAFGDASNPQLDTQNKMEAVLKQYPNKGDIAAVFASWDEFAKGAANAIKQAGRDDIKIYGIDLSDEDLKMIQDPTSPWVASAAVDPTSIGTVQVRYLYQKLHGDQTEATVQLAPVFVTRDMLPKDKAVTTADLAQYVEGWGQSDAGNTDYLKALEAAAGK; encoded by the coding sequence ATGGCAAAGAGAAAACAGACGGCCGCCGTGCTGTCGCTGATCCTGGCACTCGTGCTGGTGCTCGCGGCTTGCGGCAAAAAAGAAGAAAACAACGCGGCGGCAAGCTCGCCGGCGGCTTCCGCAGCGTCATCCGCATCCGCATCCGCAAGCGGAGCAAGCGACGCGGACGCGTTGAAAGGCAAGAAAATCGCCTTGATCATGCGCTTTAACACCGGCACGTTCTCGGCGCAATACGTCGACGGCGTTAAAAAACAAGTCGCCAAATACGGCGGCGAAGTGACCGTCATGGCTTCCGACAACGACCTGAACAAAATGTCGGCGAACCTGGATTCCGCGGTTGCCCAGAAATTCGACGGCATCCTGCTTGACCACGGCGACGCCGGCGCCCTGACGGCCGGCGTAAACAAAGCGCTGGAAGCGAAAATCCCGGTCGTCGCGTTCGACTCCGGCTTGAACGGAATCGAAGGCGTGACGAACCTGGCGCAAGACGACCAGAAGATGGCTGAAATGACGTTGGGCGAGCTGGCGAAACAAACGGGAGCCAAAGGCAACATCGTTAAAGTGTGGGTAGCCGGTTTCCCTCCGATGGAAAGCCGTCAAATCTCCTATAAGAAATTCCTGGAGCAAAACCCGAACATCAAAGAAGTCGCGGCGTTCGGCGATGCTTCCAACCCGCAGCTCGACACGCAGAACAAGATGGAAGCCGTTCTGAAGCAATACCCGAACAAAGGCGACATCGCGGCGGTATTCGCTTCCTGGGACGAATTCGCCAAAGGCGCAGCTAACGCGATCAAGCAAGCCGGCCGCGACGACATCAAAATCTACGGCATCGACCTCAGCGACGAGGACCTGAAAATGATCCAGGATCCGACCAGCCCTTGGGTTGCGTCCGCAGCCGTGGATCCGACCTCGATCGGCACCGTCCAAGTCCGCTACCTGTACCAGAAGCTGCACGGCGACCAAACCGAAGCCACGGTTCAACTGGCGCCGGTTTTCGTCACCCGCGACATGCTGCCGAAGGATAAAGCCGTTACGACGGCCGACCTGGCGCAATACGTCGAAGGCTGGGGACAAAGCGACGCGGGCAACACGGATTACCTGAAAGCCCTCGAAGCGGCCGCAGGCAAATAA
- a CDS encoding stage VI sporulation protein F has protein sequence MDKKLSKDILGVVNQKTGKNITENSIKKIANTVTPDTLQNETQLRALIKQVSQMANVPVSEETIKEIVSAVKKSGLNMSNLEGLMKMMIKK, from the coding sequence ATGGATAAGAAGCTGTCGAAGGACATCCTGGGCGTCGTCAACCAGAAAACCGGGAAAAACATCACCGAAAATTCGATCAAAAAGATCGCCAACACCGTAACCCCGGATACGCTGCAGAACGAAACGCAGCTCCGGGCGTTGATCAAGCAGGTTTCGCAAATGGCTAACGTCCCGGTCTCGGAGGAAACGATCAAGGAAATCGTCTCGGCCGTCAAGAAGAGCGGCTTGAACATGAGCAATCTCGAGGGCCTCATGAAAATGATGATCAAGAAATGA
- a CDS encoding methyl-accepting chemotaxis protein, whose translation MKKRLDFTIRRRLLLVCSILLVIPILTLGAITYQVSSKETTKQIESGLRNNVRLAAEMTRSLQTAVDNGAMTKEEAQESLRVTLLGTKNADGTRPINPHIDLGENGYYFVLDGKGNLLAHPLLEGQNIWDKKTSTGTYYIQDLIGKAEAGGGFTYYDWPLPNAKKEALKVAYAEKEPTWGWIIAAGSYMKDYDAGKNHILHAMLITLAACLAAGMGALTWFAVSLSRPLVRMADQAERMSLGDLTGTGLEIDRRDEIGKLALAFNHLQSNLKELIGSQLQSANELAESSSMLNRVISDAVEAVNQTSQAINQVAANNESQAAGLGQTSRAMEEIAAGIQQVATISANAHASSVGTLNEAENGSRLIRLSTERMAAVNETVGNLSDVVNQLGERSGQIGEIAGTLQEISAQTNLLALNASIEAARAGDQGKGFAVVAGEIRKLAERSTESAVQVSALIESIRNDIEDAVASMGKGETEAEAGVAAIRETGEAFERILLATRGVVEHAIETSSASEQMSASSQEISATLTEIERNSFGTAGAAQTVAAAAEEQLASMEEISSSARKLAQWSDAMKRMTDRFKV comes from the coding sequence ATGAAGAAACGACTGGACTTCACGATACGCAGAAGATTGCTGTTGGTTTGCTCCATTCTCTTGGTGATTCCGATTTTGACCTTGGGAGCGATCACTTATCAGGTCTCTTCCAAAGAAACCACGAAACAGATAGAAAGCGGCTTGCGCAACAACGTCAGGCTGGCGGCGGAAATGACCCGCTCCCTTCAAACGGCCGTGGACAACGGAGCCATGACGAAAGAAGAAGCGCAAGAAAGCCTGCGCGTTACGCTCTTGGGAACCAAGAACGCGGATGGTACGCGGCCCATCAATCCGCATATCGATCTGGGGGAAAACGGCTACTACTTCGTTCTCGACGGAAAAGGAAACCTGCTGGCCCATCCTCTGTTGGAAGGCCAGAATATATGGGACAAGAAGACCTCTACCGGGACTTACTATATTCAAGACTTGATCGGCAAAGCGGAAGCAGGCGGAGGATTCACCTATTACGATTGGCCGCTCCCGAACGCCAAGAAAGAAGCCCTGAAAGTCGCCTATGCCGAGAAGGAGCCGACGTGGGGCTGGATCATTGCCGCAGGTTCGTACATGAAGGATTATGACGCCGGCAAAAACCACATCCTGCACGCCATGCTCATCACGCTTGCCGCATGCCTCGCGGCCGGCATGGGAGCGCTGACCTGGTTCGCGGTTTCGCTCAGCCGCCCCCTCGTCCGCATGGCGGACCAGGCGGAACGGATGTCCCTGGGAGATTTGACCGGAACGGGACTCGAGATCGATCGCCGTGACGAAATCGGAAAACTTGCGCTCGCTTTCAATCATCTGCAAAGCAACTTGAAAGAGTTGATCGGCAGCCAGCTTCAGAGCGCGAACGAGCTGGCCGAATCCTCCTCGATGCTTAACCGCGTCATCTCGGACGCCGTGGAGGCCGTTAACCAAACTTCTCAGGCGATCAACCAGGTCGCGGCCAATAACGAATCCCAAGCTGCCGGCTTGGGTCAAACTTCCAGAGCCATGGAGGAGATCGCGGCCGGCATCCAGCAGGTCGCCACCATCTCCGCCAATGCCCACGCCTCCTCCGTCGGCACGCTGAACGAGGCCGAAAACGGCAGCCGCCTCATCCGCCTGTCAACCGAGCGGATGGCGGCGGTCAACGAAACCGTCGGGAACTTAAGCGATGTCGTGAACCAGTTAGGCGAACGTTCCGGACAGATCGGCGAGATCGCCGGAACCCTTCAGGAGATCTCGGCCCAGACGAACCTCCTCGCCTTGAACGCCTCGATCGAGGCGGCACGGGCGGGAGATCAGGGCAAGGGCTTTGCCGTCGTGGCGGGAGAAATCCGCAAATTGGCCGAGCGTTCCACCGAATCGGCCGTACAAGTTTCTGCCCTGATCGAATCGATTCGGAACGATATCGAAGACGCGGTAGCTTCGATGGGGAAAGGCGAAACCGAAGCGGAGGCCGGCGTCGCCGCCATCCGGGAAACCGGCGAAGCCTTCGAACGGATTCTCCTGGCGACCCGCGGCGTCGTGGAACACGCCATTGAGACTTCGTCCGCCTCCGAGCAGATGTCCGCCAGTTCGCAGGAAATTTCGGCCACGCTGACCGAAATCGAGCGCAATTCCTTCGGCACGGCGGGAGCCGCCCAGACGGTCGCCGCCGCAGCCGAAGAGCAACTCGCCTCCATGGAGGAAATCTCATCTTCCGCTCGGAAACTCGCTCAATGGTCGGATGCGATGAAACGCATGACCGACCGGTTCAAAGTCTAA
- a CDS encoding 2Fe-2S iron-sulfur cluster-binding protein: MLTLTGRTLTKTVEIEPGLTLLEHAMKAGVDWNFNCSKGTCARCRCSVAAGAGLLDEPTDAEWDRLGPDELDGGFRLGCQAKVLKQGELKAVNRTYF, from the coding sequence ATGTTGACATTGACGGGAAGAACCCTGACGAAAACGGTGGAAATCGAGCCCGGGCTCACGCTTCTTGAGCACGCGATGAAAGCGGGCGTCGATTGGAATTTCAATTGCAGCAAGGGAACATGCGCCAGATGCCGCTGTTCCGTGGCGGCCGGCGCCGGCTTGCTGGACGAACCGACGGACGCCGAATGGGACCGGCTGGGACCGGACGAGCTCGACGGCGGCTTCCGGTTGGGGTGCCAGGCGAAGGTCCTGAAGCAAGGCGAATTGAAAGCCGTCAACAGGACTTATTTTTAA
- a CDS encoding 2Fe-2S iron-sulfur cluster-binding protein, with protein MPKVTFLPDNRSAEVRPGTTVLEASRRARVNVRTRCGGLAACLMCKVQVPPGQEAALQAPGTAESRKIGDLLQEGIRLSCQARVRGDVTVIVPEDPLRAAIRKQLEEQQRERDELW; from the coding sequence ATGCCGAAAGTCACTTTCCTGCCGGATAACCGCTCGGCCGAGGTGCGTCCGGGTACGACGGTGCTCGAGGCGTCCCGCCGGGCCCGCGTGAACGTCCGCACGAGGTGCGGCGGACTGGCGGCCTGCCTGATGTGCAAGGTGCAGGTTCCTCCGGGGCAGGAGGCCGCGCTGCAAGCGCCGGGGACCGCCGAAAGCCGCAAGATCGGCGATCTGCTGCAGGAAGGCATCCGGCTGTCCTGCCAGGCCCGGGTGCGGGGGGACGTGACGGTGATCGTGCCCGAGGATCCGCTCCGTGCCGCGATCCGGAAGCAATTGGAGGAACAACAGAGGGAGAGAGACGAACTGTGGTGA
- a CDS encoding MFS transporter produces MLPKQENLWTRSFIALTIGYFLLFLSLHMLLSPLPGYVKERFQPDNVTISLLTTMFAVSAIAARFMAAYAMKVMHRNVVLMAGLALAAVAIFAYPYATSIPTLLILRAAHGIGFGWASTVVPTMVSQIIPVRRMGEGIGYFGYSTSLAMSVGPALGIQLLEQSGIHVLSELGACAAAVIIPLLLFSRGIPAQPTKKASPDAGGAGSGRMNSMTLLPAALNALLSLIYGGLLGFLGLYGQEIGIPQIGLFFLVSVISIVAVRPIAGRIFDRRGHMAVLIPASFAVMGSMLLLSYAHNLTLVLASALLFGAGFGAIQLTTQAWMLRLAEPRHHGAANSLYYNSIDLGVGAGSLLLGAVAGAAGYAGMYRISAGFMVLFLLAYSAGLLAERKARLRHHANEHVVESV; encoded by the coding sequence TTGCTGCCGAAGCAGGAAAACTTGTGGACCCGGTCGTTCATCGCCTTGACGATCGGTTATTTTTTGCTGTTTTTGAGTTTGCACATGTTGTTGTCGCCCTTGCCCGGATACGTGAAGGAAAGGTTTCAACCGGATAACGTGACCATCAGCCTGTTGACGACCATGTTCGCCGTCTCGGCCATCGCCGCGAGGTTCATGGCCGCTTACGCGATGAAGGTGATGCACCGCAACGTCGTGCTGATGGCGGGCCTCGCGCTGGCCGCCGTCGCCATCTTCGCTTACCCGTACGCCACTTCCATTCCTACGCTGCTGATCTTGCGCGCGGCCCACGGGATCGGCTTCGGGTGGGCGAGCACCGTCGTTCCGACGATGGTATCGCAGATCATTCCCGTCCGCCGCATGGGGGAAGGAATCGGTTATTTCGGCTATTCCACGAGCCTGGCGATGTCGGTCGGGCCTGCTCTCGGGATCCAATTGCTCGAGCAGTCCGGCATCCATGTCCTGTCTGAGCTCGGCGCTTGCGCCGCCGCCGTCATCATCCCTCTGTTGCTATTCAGCCGAGGCATTCCCGCGCAGCCGACGAAGAAAGCGAGCCCGGATGCCGGCGGGGCCGGCTCCGGCCGGATGAATTCGATGACGCTGCTCCCGGCCGCGTTGAACGCATTGCTTTCTTTGATCTACGGAGGATTGCTCGGGTTTCTCGGCCTTTACGGCCAGGAAATCGGCATTCCGCAAATCGGCTTGTTTTTCCTCGTCTCGGTGATTTCCATCGTGGCGGTGCGGCCGATCGCGGGACGGATCTTCGACCGAAGAGGTCACATGGCGGTCTTGATCCCCGCGTCTTTTGCGGTTATGGGAAGCATGCTGCTGCTGTCCTATGCGCATAACCTGACGCTCGTCCTCGCGTCCGCGCTGCTGTTCGGTGCCGGCTTCGGCGCCATTCAGCTGACGACGCAGGCTTGGATGCTGAGGTTGGCGGAGCCTCGGCATCACGGGGCGGCGAACAGCCTCTATTACAATTCGATCGATCTCGGCGTCGGGGCAGGTTCCCTGCTCCTCGGGGCGGTCGCGGGAGCTGCCGGCTACGCGGGGATGTATCGCATTTCCGCCGGCTTCATGGTTTTGTTCCTGCTGGCGTACTCGGCGGGATTACTGGCGGAGAGAAAGGCTCGGCTTCGGCACCATGCGAATGAACATGTCGTTGAATCCGTCTGA